The Colias croceus chromosome 21, ilColCroc2.1 genome window below encodes:
- the LOC123701495 gene encoding uncharacterized protein LOC123701495, translating to MADKLKDYQVLDVFCGGTFYKVKHKVTNNIFSWKAYNCYEYSSEEIQNIVVEVKSLSKLLSGCLLRYYDTILHGPTKTLYFVLEYIPWQSIQELIEVCKVEEKYFSENFIWFLLLELVRACKNIEKLKLVTLRKCITPGSVFVSANGEVRINCFDLDPPGSLAKDLMQQIGYMIRTLCSPYKNCEQKIQEIIYSDDLMDVVGFITEDRNTNLRPDVVLYHPTVLTNTDSLKVPKHISDILVQFSYSSSEVNKCDSEKAVDMCKVIKPMPRTHLLEDSPIYCNIVPRRQQQKEEYCGESNKECLSPTIAALALELPGYVPRSRRPYSEALSTYEGPQKVSEDTLSHQWMSRLIALRQREESLNQRERDLIAKEIKNSPSTKLISLDQSPLCLDSNGITLPPEINQINDEKKQWVSRRRRRRTSSVRSRSRRKSYSYEDLDSSLSADQGDSSMIVTAAKITRENMPRNLFPELATKKVHFTPNNPFAESDESVTLTFYELDNVDNEGYQVPRQDLKDIAKFKYLNVEKTCEKRNTDWTHSSPNKQAKISDVFSDITNKSNLRKTPSKTSIASKCSNISRCSIISSKSQWSMESKVGENTFERTRSIRQVDQTPLATPGVKKTKRKSLLPFKTPFKFMSSSTKI from the coding sequence ATGGCTGATAAGTTGAAAGATTATCAAGTTCTTGACGTTTTCTGCGGAGGTACGTTCTACAAAGTGAAGCACAAGGTCACCAACAACATATTTTCGTGGAAGGCATACAATTGCTACGAATATTCCTCTGAAGAAATACAAAACATCGTTGTTGAAGTGAAATCTTTAAGTAAATTGTTATCAGGCTGCTTACTGCGCTACTACGACACTATTCTCCATGGTCCGACCAAGACTTTGTACTTTGTTCTTGAATACATCCCATGGCAAAGTATACAAGAGTTAATCGAAGTCTGCAAGGTTGAAGAAAAGtatttttcagaaaatttCATATGGTTTTTGCTACTGGAATTAGTCAGAgcatgtaaaaatattgaaaagctGAAACTTGTGACGTTACGGAAATGTATTACGCCAGGGTCAGTTTTTGTTAGTGCGAACGGCGAAGTTCGCATAAATTGCTTCGATCTAGACCCTCCAGGATCCCTAGCAAAGGATTTAATGCAACAAATCGGGTATATGATACGGACATTGTGTTCTCCATACAAAAATTGCGAACAAAAGATTCAAGAAATTATATACAGTGATGACCTTATGGATGTCGTAGGTTTCATTACAGAAGATAGAAACACAAATTTACGACCTGATGTAGTTCTTTATCATCCAACAGTCCTTACAAACACAGATTCTTTGAAAGTGCCCAAACATATAAGTGATATATTAGTGCAATTTAGTTATTCTAGCTCAGAAGTCAATAAGTGTGATTCAGAGAAGGCTGTGGATATGTGTAAGGTCATAAAGCCTATGCCAAGGACTCATCTGTTGGAGGATAGCCCTATCTACTGCAATATAGTCCCTCGGAGGCAACAACAGAAAGAAGAATACTGCGGGGAGTCTAACAAAGAATGTTTATCTCCTACTATTGCAGCCTTGGCTCTTGAGCTACCTGGATATGTACCTAGGAGCAGAAGACCGTATAGTGAAGCTCTCAGCACATATGAGGGCCCTCAGAAAGTGTCAGAAGATACACTTAGCCACCAGTGGATGTCTCGCTTGATAGCTTTGAGACAAAGAGAGGAATCTCTTAATCAAAGAGAAAGAGATCTCATAGCCAAGGAAATAAAGAACAGCCCAAGTACTAAATTGATCTCATTGGATCAATCCCCATTATGTTTAGATAGTAATGGAATAACACTTCCACcagaaataaatcaaataaatgatGAAAAGAAGCAATGGGTTTCTCGGCGTCGTCGCCGCCGAACTAGCTCTGTTCGGTCTCGTAGTAGAAGGAAGAGCTATTCATATGAAGACCTAGACAGCTCCCTGTCAGCAGACCAAGGAGATAGCAGCATGATTGTAACAGCTGCCAAGATAACAAGAGAAAACATGCCTCGAAATCTGTTCCCCGAACTTGCAACTAAAAAGGTGCACTTCACACCAAATAATCCATTTGCTGAAAGTGATGAAAGTGTAACACTTACTTTTTATGAACTAGATAATGTTGACAATGAAGGCTACCAAGTTCCGAGACAGGATTTGAAGGATATAGCTAAGTTTAAATACTTGAATGTGGAGAAGACTTGTGAGAAGAGGAACACTGATTGGACTCATTCATCTCCCAATAAACAGGCTAAAATCAGTGATGTGTTCTCCGATATCACCAATAAAAGCAATCTGAGGAAGACACCTTCGAAAACAAGCATTGCTTCAAAGTGTTCGAACATATCTAGATGTTCCATCATATCCAGTAAGAGCCAATGGAGTATGGAGAGCAAGGTAGGTGAAAATACCTTTGAGAGAACCAGATCAATAAGACAAGTGGACCAAACTCCTCTCGCCACTCCAGgtgttaaaaaaacaaagcGCAAGTCCCTGCTTCCATTCAAAACTCCCTTTAAGTTTATGTCTTCGTCAActaagatttaa